One region of Oryza sativa Japonica Group chromosome 5, ASM3414082v1 genomic DNA includes:
- the LOC136356534 gene encoding uncharacterized protein — translation MYTGNNNNNGYRAQGDQGWNQPRPYYQGGNNNGNFSNQPSLKDLVFAQAKTTDALSKKLAANDKVLENINVKLDGFASAFQNQLSFNKMIETQIAQLTALVPTNESRRFPGQPDSSIENLKAITTRGGKSTRDLPYPKLAGTNGINKEAPSGNSADKEVQPEKAVPQGYCDTYLLLFPQRNRKSSVEEQFARFVEVIQKIHINVSLLDAMQVPTYARYLKDILNNKRPLPTTEVVKLIEQCSHVILHKLLEKKKDPGCHTITCSIGAQQFHQALCDLGASVSVMPNDVFDKLNFMVLAPTPMRLQLANSSVRYPTGIAEDVPVKIRDFFIPVDFMVLDMDTGKETPLI, via the coding sequence ATGTAcacgggcaacaataacaacaacggGTACCGTGCACAAGGAGATCAGGGGTGGAACCAGCCACgcccatattatcaaggaggCAACAACAACGGTAATTTCTCTAACCAACCTTCCTTGAAAGATCTCGTTTTTGCGCAAGCTAAGACCACTGATGCTTTAAGCAAAAAGCTAGCTGCCAATGACAAGGTCTTAGAAAACATTAATGTTAAGCTAGATGGCTTCGCTTCTGCTTTCCAAAACCAGCTGAGCtttaataaaatgatagaaacccagATAGCTCAATTGACCGCATTAGTACCTACAAATGAATCTAGGAGGTTCCCGGGGCAGCCTGACTCCTCCATTGAAAATCTCAAGGCGATCACaacgaggggaggtaagtccactcgtgatctGCCATATCCTAAACTTGCAGGGACTAACGGTATCAACAAGGAAGCGCCATCTGGTAATTCGGCTGACAAAGAGGTTCAACCAGAGAAGGCTGTGCCGCAGGGGTACTGCGACACATATTTGCTGCTGTTTCCTCAAAGGAACAGGAAATCATCAGTGGAAGAGCAGttcgctcgttttgttgaagtgATCCAGAAGATTCACATCAATGTGTCGTTGTTGGATgctatgcaagtgccaacatatGCACGTTACCTCAAGGATAtcctcaacaacaagagaccactcccaacaacggaggtggtGAAGCTGATAGAGCAGTGCAGCCACGTCATACTCCATAAGCTcctagagaagaagaaagatccggggtgtcatacgatcacctgctcgatcggaGCACAGCAATTCCACCAAGCTTTGTGTGATCTTGGAGCAAGTGTCAGTGTCATGCCTAATGACGTCTTTGACAAGCTTAACTTCATGGTAttggcaccaacaccgatgcgcTTGCAGCTGGCTAATTCGTCAGTCCGTTACCCGACAgggatagcggaggatgtgccggtcaagatacgggatttcttcatcccggttgatTTCATGGTGCTAGACATGGACACGGGAAAAGAAACGCCGCTCATCTAA